The DNA window ACTGAAAGTGGCACGACACGAATACGTGGTCGAGGGGCCACCGCAGCGGGGGGTATTTGGCGTGAAACGTGTTGAACAGCCCCCGCCCGATACGCGGATCGAACAGACCGCTGATGCGCTGAAACAGTCGCGTCGTGTGCGACCAGGCCACGTCGTTCAGATCACCCGCTACGATAACGGGCTCCGACTGCTTTCGCGCTTCCCGACCCACCAGCACCAGTTCGGCATCGCGCTCTGTTGAGCGGTAGTGTTCGGTGGGGCTGGGCGGCATCGGGTGAACGCCGTAGAAGTGAATCGGTATGCCCGACGGTAGTTTGAACTGGATGTACACCGACGGAATATCGTCCTGAATCAGGTGCCGTAGTTCGTGGTGCGTCATCGGCAGTTTCGAGTACAGCAGCAGCCCGTAGGTGTTTTCCAGCGGGTGCAGAACCTGGTGCGGATACCGGCTTTCGATGGACTGCATGTCGTTTTTCCACCGCTGATTCGTTTCCAGCAGCATCACCACGTCCGGTTCGTACTGGTTAATCAGCGACAGCACCTTGTCATACTCCCGGTTGTACTGAAACACATTGGACACCAGCAGCCGGATCGTATTGTCGGGGTCTGATGGGGCGCTATTCGTGCGCCGGACGACCTGCTTTTTGGCCAGCGCGGTGAACGGGTAAATCAGCCACGACTGGTAACAGAGCGTTGCCAGCAAACCAATCGGCACCAGCACCAGCCAGTCATTGAAATAATGGTTACCAAACCAGCCCCAGGCAACCAGCCCCGCAGCCGCCAGTACGGTCAGTTGCAGGTGCGGAAAATCCCAAATGCGAATCCACCAATAGTCGAGCGGAATGAGGTTGATGAACGAAACGACAACGATAAGAACAGTGTAGCCAATCAGTATTGCATCAGGGGTGGGCATAAACGTAAGCTCGTGAACCGAATGGATAAAACAGGGAAAACATCTTTACAACAGCGCAATACCGTCGTCGCGAATCTCGATCCGGCGGTCTTTGTACAGGGTACCGATTGCTTTTTTAAACGTTTTCTTACTCATCTCCAGTACCCGGTGAATCTCCTCCGGCGCGCTGCTGTCGTTCAACGGCAGAAAGCCTTTCTCCTGGCGCAGCACCTCCAGAATCCGCTGCGCGCTGGGCTCGACGTTCTCGAAACCCATCTGCTGCAAACTCACATCGACCCGGTTATCGTCGCGAACGCGTTTGACGAAACCCGGCATCCGATCACCCACCTGTACCGGCCGGAATAGCTCGTTGTGGTACAGCAGCCCCTGATACCGATCGTTGATAATCACGTTGACGCCCAGATCGGTAATTTCGTAAGCCAGCAGATCGACAGGATCATTTCCGACCAGATCGGATGGGTCGGGGTCGAGAAAGCGACTGACTTTGCTCGACGCCACCAGTCGGCCGGTGCTTTCGTCGAGGTACAGAAAAACGACGTACCACTCCCCTTCCTGCATGGGTTTGCTCTGTTCCCGGTAAGGTACGAGCAGATCTTTTTCCAGCCCCCAGTTCAGGAAAGCACCCACATTCGACACGGCCACCACCGGCAGCGGGGCAAACTCGTCGCGCATGATGTGGGGCGTCAGCGTAGTCGCGATGGGGCGATCTTCCGAATCGGTATACACAAACACGTCGATTTCATCTTCAACCCGCAGATCGTCCGGTACGTATTTGTTGGGCAGCAGGACGTCGTCACGATCGTCGTCGGGATGCCCCAGAAAAAACCCGACGCTGGTCTGACGCAGGGCAATAAGTTTGTTGATTCGGCCAATTTCGAGCATAAGCACAGTAAGCTTGTCCGGCAAAAATAACGATAAACCAACGCGCAACCGGTCTTTCGCCACCCAGGACCAGACCTACTTTTTAATAAACCATAGACAAACAAAGTGGTTATTCTGGTAGCCGTGTGAGCGGAATTAATCTCAATACTATATGAACACCGAACAAAATCTGAGTGGTAAGAAAGTAGCCATCCTGCTATCGGAAGGCTTCGAAGAAGTAGAAATGACCAAGCCCCGGAAGGCGCTACAGGAAGCAGGCGCAACGGCTCACGTCATTGCCCCGAAAGGTGGCGATGTGAAAGCGTGGGACATGACCGAGTGGGGCGATACATACGATGTAGACCTGGCCCTTGACGCGGCCGACCCATCACAATATGATGCCCTGCTGCTGCCCGGCGGTGTTATCAACCCCGACAATCTGCGTCAGGACGAAAAGGCAGTTGCTTTCGTAAAGCATTTTTTCAGCGAACAGAAACCCGTAGCGGCTATCTGTCACGCACCGATCATGCTGATCGAAGCTGACGTAGTTGATGGCAAAACGATGACATCGTTTCCGTCGATCAAAACAGATCTGAAAAACGCGGGTGCCAACTGGGTCAACGAGCAAGTCGTTACGGACGGTAACCTCGTGACAAGCCGCAATCCCGACGATATTCCGGCATTTAACAAAGGCATGATCGAGCTGTTTGCCACCGGCGTAAAAGCCAACGCGTAAGCAATTCGATTATAGCAAACGGGCCACGGTTTCAGAACCGTGGCCCGTTTTTTTTGTAGAGACGCAATCCTTTGCGTCTCAGCACGCGTCAGCAATAGTCGTCCGGTGTGATAACCATCCGGGTGCTGAGACGCGAAGGCCGGGACGCCGGACCGTTCGCGTCTCTACAAGCGTCTGCAAAAACCATCCGACTATCCAGCGGATAGTCGGATGGTTTTTGCATTTCTACGTTAGTCAATCTTCATGCGGAACACCTCGTATGGCCGTTTGCGGGTCGATTTGCCGCCGTTGTTTTTGGCCATATGGTCGATCTGCGAGGTTGTGATGTATAGGTAGCCGTTCTGAATGGCGTAGCTGTCGGGCCATTGCAGCAGCGTTTTATCGGTCACCAGATTTTCGCGCTTCAGCGGGGCTTTCGTGCCCGGACCAGCGTCGAGCCGGAGCATGGTGTAGTTCAGAATATCGCCCAGGTACAGCCGGTTTTTATCGTCGATAATCATCCCGTCGGTGGTCGTATAACGGCCCAGCGTGTCGACTTTACCAGCCACGTCTTTGTCGCCCATATTCTCATCGAGCAGATACTTCGTTTCAATGCGGTACAGCTTGTCGTCCGACAGGGGCTTGTAATACAGCATATTGCCATCGGGGGTCAGGGCCAGACCATCGGAGTTGAACACGACGGGGCCTTTGTCGTCGCGCAGCACCCGACCGTCAATGATAAATTTAAAATTGGGATCAGCTTTCACCGATGGGTCGCCTTGCAGGGCCATCCGGATTTTGCCGCTTTTGATGTCGACAATAGCGATGCCGCCCTGCTGCGATTCGGTGATGTACACGATCTCGCGCTTCGTATCGACCCGGATGTCGTTGAGGTAACTCAGCGGGCCAACAATGCCTTTGAACGAATAGCTCTTAATGACTTTGTTGGTTGCCAGATCGAAACAGACCAGCTTGTGCGCATCGCGGTAAACACCCGTCTGCTTTGGGCTGGCCGGGTCGATCACCCACAGCCGGTCTTTGTCATCGACAAACTCCGACTGCACGCACACCCATTTATTGGTCGGATCCTGGCCCATTTTCCAGCTGTTCCAGCTTTCGTCGGGATACGGTTTTTTGGTACCGTCCTTCATCACCTCCACCAGCGCGTACTTGTAGGTATCGCTCCAGTACGGGTAGTTGACAAACATACGGCCCGTTTTCGACACGGCTACGCCCGTCAGCTGATAGGTGTCGTCTTTGAAGACGGGTTCGAGTTTGGCGTTTTGGGCAGACGCGGTCAGTGCCGACGTAAACAACAGGCCAGCTACAGCCACCTGCTTAAAGAAAGAGTACATCATAACGTTATAATTGATAAACTATCGACAGCGGGCAGCATTTGTCACTGCCGGTGGCCGTCTGATGCTACAACCCGCTATAACGGCTTCCGGTTATGGGTCGGCACAGCTTCTTTATCGAATAGCCGCGCTGTTGCGCTGACCTCAGGCTCGCTCCGGCCACAGGGTTTTCCACAGAACCAGTACCGCCCGGATTGTCGGCTCAGGCAACGACTCGTCGATGCTGACCTGCATGTTAAATTTTTTATTAGCGAAGGGGTCAACCAATGCCTTACGCATAGTGGAAAACTCATGTAATGTGATGTACTGTTCAGGATTGGATTGAACGTCGAGCAGCGCATGATTCGTGGCCAGCAGATTGCACTGTTCGTCGGTCAGGCGCTGCGGCATCTGCGCGATCAACTGACTGATACTATCCGGCCCAGTGTTTTCGCACTGACTTACCAGTAACCGGCCGCTTCTTTTCCAGGGGGCACATATATCCCTTCCAGCATCATAATTTTCCAGAAAGCGAATCAGCGAAAACACGGCTATCGAAACCGTTTCCCGTATGGGCATCCTTCCGTCCATAGCCGGTTCAAACAGATACACCCGGCTGATCCGCTTTTCCAGTTCGCGCAGCAGGGCCATCCAATCCTCCGTAGGTGCAGCGGGGGCAATCACAAAGGCAAGCCATACACCACGACGCTGCAACTCTGGTTTAATTTCGGTCAGGGCCAGCGTAATTCGCAAGTCGCGCGCATCGGGACCAAGCACGAAGCACGTCGGCTGATCAGGCAGCAGGGCCAGCAATTCCCTCGCAGTGTTGAAAATAGTTAGCCTGTCAGAGCACACCGTTGTCGACACAGGCGATTGCAGTAGCCGGTCACGATCGCCCAGGCAAACGATGTGGTCGACCTGCCCGATGCCCCGCTCGAACACATCATCGTGTACGTCCACTCCTACCAGGCCGATGCTGAGCAAGGTGCAGATCTTATCATCGGGTTGGGGATCGTGGAAATAATAGCCGTGCGTTAGCATATGTCCGGAGCCGTTTGGCCAGCAAGGTAGCGCAACGGTCGGAATAGTCGCCAGCCGATCTCCCGTTGGTATCCAGCGCAAAACGAAAACGTCCGGCCATCATAAGACGGCCGGACGTGTGGAGAGGAAGGTAGTGATAATCGCTTAAAACAGATTCGGGTAATCGGTGATGATACCGTCGACACCCAGTTTCACCATACTGTCGATTTCGGGCTTTGTGTTCACCGTCCACGGGATGATTTTCATACCTTTATCGTGGCAGAATTTCACCGTCTCGTCGGTTACGGTTTTGTAGTACGGGCTGTAAATATTGGGGGTAAAGCCCAGCGTCGTCAGGTTCTCCGCCACCGTTTTCGGGTTAGCCGTCAGATACGCCAGCATCACAGTTGGGTACTGCTTGTGAATGAGTTGCAGCGGCCGGGCATCGAACGACTGTATGTTGTAGCGACCGACGGCCAGCTTCTTCTGACAGATCGGCATCACCAGCCCGACAAACTCCGCCGGACCCGGATTGTACACGCTATCCGGCTGCGGGCTCATCTTAATCTCGATATTGTAGTTCGGCTTCGGGAGTTTTTTCGCCTTCACATAAGCCTCGACCGAATCGATCAACTCCGTCAGCAGCGGCTTGTATGCCCGGAAGTTGGTCTGCTCCGGGAACTGCGGGTGCTTGCGGCTACCAACATCGTACTTCTTGATCTGATCGTAGGTCAGCTGGTACAATTTGATGTCTTTCTGCTCCGCTGCCGTTACAGGCGTCCCGTCGGGTTTGTTGGTAATCTCAGCCGTCATGTACGGATCATGCGACACGACGACCTGCTTATCTTTCGAGATAACCACGTCCAGCTCCAGCGTTTCGACGCCAATATCCAGCGCCTTTTTCATGGCCTGAATGGTATTCTCCGGCATCAGTCCGCGCGTCCCCCGGTGCCCCTGCCGGTTCAGTTTCGTCTGCGCCAGCAGCGGTTGGGTGCTGAGCACAAGTAGGCAAAGAATTAGTTTGTTCATCATAAAGCGGTTTGCTACTTAATCGTAAGGTCTGATGTCCAGTGTCGGCGGTAGCCAACCTTAAACATCAGACCTTAGACACTAAACCAAAATTTAGAAACTATACCGTGCGCCGAGTTGAATCTGGAACGGATCGCCGGTTGGTGTAACGGCACCCGTGTTGTTCACCCGGTAGTTGTACTGCTGCGTCGACTGGCTGAAGTTCGGAACGGCAGCATTGCCACCGCTGGCCGGAATGCCTAGTGCATACAGGGCCTGCGACGACAGTGACCGGTTGGTGCCCCGGTTACGATTCAGTAGGTTGGCGAAGTTGAAAATATCGGCCGACAGTTCGATCGCGTGGTTTTTGTAGATGCGGAACCGCTTCAGCGCCCGAATGTCGAGGATGCCGTAGAAGCCGTTGATACCACCGTTCCGCTGGGCAATCTGACCCGAGTACGTGTCGATGTAGTTCTTCAGGCTCTGGCTCGCATCGGGGTTGTCGATCAGCGTTTGCAGCCCCGTCCGGACGTTAGCCGGTACTTCGGCGTTGTTACGGTCGAAGACAAATGCCAGGTCGTTGGTCGATACGAAGTCACCGTTGGTATTAGCACCCGATAGCAGTGAGTAGCGCGTTCCGCCGATGCCCGTGTACCGAACGCCCAGCGTAATGCCGTAGAACGATGGCAGCGTGCCGTAGAATACCACCTTGTTGCGGAAATGGTTGTCGGAGTACGTGATGTTGCTCAGGTTGCGCGGATCATCTTTCACCGGCAGTACCAGCGTAGCCGTGTTGGCCACGTTACCGTTGTAGGTAACGTTGTCGCGGGTGCTGTTCCAAGTGTAGCTTGCCGTGATTTCACCATCGCGGAAATACTGCCAGGTAGCATCGACTACGGCAGCAAACTGGTTGACACGGCCTTCGCTGTTCAGCTCCAATACGCGACCCAGCTTGTTGCTCAGACGGCCCAGCTGCCAGTCGCCAGCCCCGTTGGCAGGCATCGACGCCAGCGGTACGTACACGCCCCGGTTCGCTTCGTTGGCCAGCCGGAAGAACGGATCGGCCACCATGTTCCGGTCGACGTACATATAGTTGTTACGACCCAGCGACATATAGCCTGAAATACCCACTTTCAGTTTGTCGGTCAGGAAGCGCGAGTACGATACGTTGGCTTTGTACAGCGTCGGTACTTTGGCGTTCGGCCCGGTCATGTTGATGGTTGGCACCTGAAACTGCGCCAGCGTCGGGATGCTGCTGTAATCCTGCCGGTAAGCCGCGAAGTTTGGCGTCGGCACGTTAGCTCCCCGCACGTCGACAGTCGCAAAATGCTTACCGTCGAAGGTCAGGTTGTTGATCAGCATGTAGTTGTTGATGTCCGACGCAAACACACCCGCCCCAAAGCGGACGAAGTCGCGGTGTTGGTTGTTAACGTCCCAGTTGAACTGGACACGCGGCTGAACGATCAGCGTTTTGATCTGATTGTCGGTCCGCAGGCCCAGCTCGCTGAACACCAGCTCATTGAACTGCGCCTTTGGGTAGGCCGAGTAATCGACGCGCAGACCGGCGGTCATCTCCAGACCAGGCATCAGGCTGGTGCTCAACTGTCCGTAAGCACCCATGTTCAGAATGTTGCTGTACACCGTTGGATCAGCCACGAGGGGTACTTCGCGGTAGAACCGGTAAGGCCGCTGGTTGTTGAAGTTGTCGAGTGCCGTGCCGTTTGCATCGTTGATGTAGTGGAAACGGCCGTTCACCTCGCTGCCATACAGCGACTTAGCGTGCGTATACATCAGGTCGACGCCAAACGTGTACTGAATCCGGTCGGTGTTGTAGTAGAAGTTATCGACCAGTTGCAGTACGTTGTTCGTAAAGCCTTCCTGCGCGAACCGGTGTCCGCCCATCTGAATATTGGTCGAAAGGTTACGCCCGTCAACCGTCGATATCACGTTTTCTACGATGTTACGCGGAATGTTGTTAGCGGGCAACTGATCGCCGGGGCTACTCTTCTGATACGTATACAGATGTTGCAGCTTCAGTTCGTTGGTGATCTTCGGCGTGAAGGTCGTGCGGAGTGTGGCCAGCAAACTGTTGTCGACGTTGTAGTCGTTGCCGTACGATTCGTACAGGTTGATCGCCGTATTGTCGGCCAGACCAAGCTTGTTGCGGTCGTTGGTATAGTTGTCGCGGATGGTCAGCAGGTTGTTTGCGTTGATCTGCCAGTCGATCCGGGCAAAGCCAGCATCGGTACCCCGGTTCTTGGGAAACGTACCAAACTGCTGCGTATCAGCCATGCCGTATTTGCTGCGGGCGATACCGACATAACGCTCAAGCGTCGTGTTGGTTACGTTGAACCGGCTCTCATCCAGCGACGTCCGAATATCGGCGATAATCAGCGGGCGCGAATCCTGCTGATGGTCCCACACAACGAAATAGTGCAGTTTGTCTTTGATGATCGGGCCACCCAGCGAGAAACCAAACTGATTGGTCGAGAACGGCACGTTCCGCTGATTACCCCGAATATCATACTGACTCGACAGCCAGTTGGCGCGGGTGTAGTTGAATACACTACCCGTCAGTTTGTTTGTACCGGCTTTCGTTACGGCACTCACCAGACCGCCACCAGCCCGACCGTACACGACGTCGTATTGGTTGGTGATGACCTTAAATTCCCGTACGGCTTCGATCGAAATCGTGTAGGGCGCACCACTACGGCTCGTGGTCGAACCGGCCGACGTTGGGTTTTTAGCGTTCATCCCGTCGATCGTATAGTTCGTCGACGAACCGAGCTGACCCGACAGGCTACCGCTGTTGTTAGTCAGGGGCGACAGGTTGATGAGCGATACGAAGTTCCGGCCGTTGACGGGCAGTGACACCAGCGTTTTGGCATTGATAGCCGTTGCTGCGCCCAGAATGTCGGTCTTGTTTTTCAGACCCGACGCCACCACCTGCACCACCTCCAGGTCCTGCCCGGTTTCCTGCATGGTCAGGTCGACCTTAATG is part of the Spirosoma rhododendri genome and encodes:
- a CDS encoding glycerophosphodiester phosphodiesterase family protein; the protein is MMNKLILCLLVLSTQPLLAQTKLNRQGHRGTRGLMPENTIQAMKKALDIGVETLELDVVISKDKQVVVSHDPYMTAEITNKPDGTPVTAAEQKDIKLYQLTYDQIKKYDVGSRKHPQFPEQTNFRAYKPLLTELIDSVEAYVKAKKLPKPNYNIEIKMSPQPDSVYNPGPAEFVGLVMPICQKKLAVGRYNIQSFDARPLQLIHKQYPTVMLAYLTANPKTVAENLTTLGFTPNIYSPYYKTVTDETVKFCHDKGMKIIPWTVNTKPEIDSMVKLGVDGIITDYPNLF
- a CDS encoding major royal jelly family protein, whose protein sequence is MMYSFFKQVAVAGLLFTSALTASAQNAKLEPVFKDDTYQLTGVAVSKTGRMFVNYPYWSDTYKYALVEVMKDGTKKPYPDESWNSWKMGQDPTNKWVCVQSEFVDDKDRLWVIDPASPKQTGVYRDAHKLVCFDLATNKVIKSYSFKGIVGPLSYLNDIRVDTKREIVYITESQQGGIAIVDIKSGKIRMALQGDPSVKADPNFKFIIDGRVLRDDKGPVVFNSDGLALTPDGNMLYYKPLSDDKLYRIETKYLLDENMGDKDVAGKVDTLGRYTTTDGMIIDDKNRLYLGDILNYTMLRLDAGPGTKAPLKRENLVTDKTLLQWPDSYAIQNGYLYITTSQIDHMAKNNGGKSTRKRPYEVFRMKID
- a CDS encoding TonB-dependent receptor; this encodes MKNRYSLFLCFALLLSLLGGQTWAQTTQASISGVISEANNSPLPGATIRIRNESTGFSTGTVTNVKGEYVFKEIPLGGPYTVTATAVGLGEQRRTGYRVNQGDDIKVDLTMQETGQDLEVVQVVASGLKNKTDILGAATAINAKTLVSLPVNGRNFVSLINLSPLTNNSGSLSGQLGSSTNYTIDGMNAKNPTSAGSTTSRSGAPYTISIEAVREFKVITNQYDVVYGRAGGGLVSAVTKAGTNKLTGSVFNYTRANWLSSQYDIRGNQRNVPFSTNQFGFSLGGPIIKDKLHYFVVWDHQQDSRPLIIADIRTSLDESRFNVTNTTLERYVGIARSKYGMADTQQFGTFPKNRGTDAGFARIDWQINANNLLTIRDNYTNDRNKLGLADNTAINLYESYGNDYNVDNSLLATLRTTFTPKITNELKLQHLYTYQKSSPGDQLPANNIPRNIVENVISTVDGRNLSTNIQMGGHRFAQEGFTNNVLQLVDNFYYNTDRIQYTFGVDLMYTHAKSLYGSEVNGRFHYINDANGTALDNFNNQRPYRFYREVPLVADPTVYSNILNMGAYGQLSTSLMPGLEMTAGLRVDYSAYPKAQFNELVFSELGLRTDNQIKTLIVQPRVQFNWDVNNQHRDFVRFGAGVFASDINNYMLINNLTFDGKHFATVDVRGANVPTPNFAAYRQDYSSIPTLAQFQVPTINMTGPNAKVPTLYKANVSYSRFLTDKLKVGISGYMSLGRNNYMYVDRNMVADPFFRLANEANRGVYVPLASMPANGAGDWQLGRLSNKLGRVLELNSEGRVNQFAAVVDATWQYFRDGEITASYTWNSTRDNVTYNGNVANTATLVLPVKDDPRNLSNITYSDNHFRNKVVFYGTLPSFYGITLGVRYTGIGGTRYSLLSGANTNGDFVSTNDLAFVFDRNNAEVPANVRTGLQTLIDNPDASQSLKNYIDTYSGQIAQRNGGINGFYGILDIRALKRFRIYKNHAIELSADIFNFANLLNRNRGTNRSLSSQALYALGIPASGGNAAVPNFSQSTQQYNYRVNNTGAVTPTGDPFQIQLGARYSF
- a CDS encoding endonuclease/exonuclease/phosphatase family protein, with product MPTPDAILIGYTVLIVVVSFINLIPLDYWWIRIWDFPHLQLTVLAAAGLVAWGWFGNHYFNDWLVLVPIGLLATLCYQSWLIYPFTALAKKQVVRRTNSAPSDPDNTIRLLVSNVFQYNREYDKVLSLINQYEPDVVMLLETNQRWKNDMQSIESRYPHQVLHPLENTYGLLLYSKLPMTHHELRHLIQDDIPSVYIQFKLPSGIPIHFYGVHPMPPSPTEHYRSTERDAELVLVGREARKQSEPVIVAGDLNDVAWSHTTRLFQRISGLFDPRIGRGLFNTFHAKYPPLRWPLDHVFVSCHFQLQRIKRLPSVGSDHFPMFIELTYVPDAERPHIEKPQPEGNDLDEAQETVEEAK
- a CDS encoding type 1 glutamine amidotransferase domain-containing protein: MNTEQNLSGKKVAILLSEGFEEVEMTKPRKALQEAGATAHVIAPKGGDVKAWDMTEWGDTYDVDLALDAADPSQYDALLLPGGVINPDNLRQDEKAVAFVKHFFSEQKPVAAICHAPIMLIEADVVDGKTMTSFPSIKTDLKNAGANWVNEQVVTDGNLVTSRNPDDIPAFNKGMIELFATGVKANA
- a CDS encoding CvfB family protein, translating into MLEIGRINKLIALRQTSVGFFLGHPDDDRDDVLLPNKYVPDDLRVEDEIDVFVYTDSEDRPIATTLTPHIMRDEFAPLPVVAVSNVGAFLNWGLEKDLLVPYREQSKPMQEGEWYVVFLYLDESTGRLVASSKVSRFLDPDPSDLVGNDPVDLLAYEITDLGVNVIINDRYQGLLYHNELFRPVQVGDRMPGFVKRVRDDNRVDVSLQQMGFENVEPSAQRILEVLRQEKGFLPLNDSSAPEEIHRVLEMSKKTFKKAIGTLYKDRRIEIRDDGIALL